One window of Herpetosiphon gulosus genomic DNA carries:
- a CDS encoding adenylate/guanylate cyclase domain-containing protein, translating into MPNHPLTLLEPRLRSLLPAMLYASVWVEPIPERLIQVFEHLRTLRRMLGDYVPRFVAETPPTPGLARSAWQEGTLMFTDLAGFTTLMDAHADDHATDQVLNVLNSYFAQMVEIISKSGGNLLEWTGDAMLVQFPADGERNDTALAVRAGLRMQRAMKQFNQLATPQGVISLGMRIGLHRGRFIAADIGTPKRMEYVLLGEAVQATKYAEGAGEVGRVCLSQAALHAVEGLYRCELLNDGYALVCDDLAEQALGEYDIAPTKRRQAGGFLLDRSVAALVHEIEEMLNTTEPLASFLPVSVLRLLVETAAQRKVPPQWLQLPVIYMNLSGISDAPEYLDPDEEPLLIKAYSRIFALINAAVETSGGILKNVTYDKSGSNILIHFGVTGAHVDDGLRAAQTALAIQKLVEQSPALHFRRYQQRIRCKIGLAYGPAFAAEIGEPRGRREFNLLGDVVNTAARLMAAAEQGQILLEASLQQLIDQQLPCVDLGTISLKGKVSPTPIFSLHPAN; encoded by the coding sequence ATGCCAAATCATCCATTAACGTTGCTAGAGCCACGTTTGCGCTCGTTATTGCCAGCGATGTTGTATGCCTCGGTTTGGGTCGAGCCGATTCCAGAACGCTTGATTCAGGTTTTTGAGCATTTGCGAACCTTGCGACGGATGTTGGGTGATTATGTGCCGCGCTTTGTGGCCGAAACCCCGCCAACCCCAGGCCTGGCTCGCTCCGCTTGGCAAGAAGGCACCTTGATGTTTACCGATTTGGCTGGCTTTACCACATTAATGGATGCCCATGCTGATGATCATGCCACCGACCAAGTGTTAAATGTATTGAATAGCTATTTTGCTCAAATGGTCGAAATCATCAGCAAATCGGGTGGCAATCTTTTGGAATGGACAGGCGATGCGATGTTGGTGCAGTTTCCGGCTGATGGTGAGCGCAACGACACAGCCTTGGCGGTGCGGGCTGGCCTGCGCATGCAACGGGCGATGAAGCAATTTAATCAATTAGCCACGCCGCAAGGGGTTATTTCGCTGGGCATGCGTATCGGGTTGCATCGTGGGCGCTTTATTGCTGCCGATATTGGCACACCCAAACGCATGGAATATGTACTGTTGGGTGAGGCGGTGCAAGCAACGAAATATGCTGAAGGTGCAGGCGAAGTTGGGCGGGTTTGTCTCAGCCAAGCGGCATTGCACGCAGTTGAGGGTTTGTATCGCTGTGAATTATTGAATGATGGTTATGCCTTGGTTTGTGATGATTTGGCTGAGCAAGCCTTAGGCGAATATGATATTGCGCCAACCAAACGCCGCCAAGCAGGCGGATTTTTGCTTGATCGCAGCGTTGCAGCGTTGGTGCATGAAATTGAAGAAATGCTTAACACAACTGAGCCATTAGCCAGCTTTTTGCCTGTGTCGGTGCTACGCTTATTGGTTGAAACTGCGGCTCAGCGTAAAGTGCCGCCGCAATGGCTGCAACTCCCAGTTATTTATATGAATTTAAGTGGGATCAGCGATGCCCCCGAATATCTCGACCCCGATGAAGAACCCTTGTTAATCAAAGCCTATTCACGGATTTTTGCCTTGATCAATGCAGCAGTTGAAACCTCCGGCGGGATTCTGAAAAACGTAACCTACGATAAATCTGGCTCGAATATTTTGATTCATTTTGGAGTGACTGGGGCACATGTTGATGATGGCTTGCGAGCGGCTCAAACGGCGCTGGCGATTCAAAAATTGGTTGAGCAATCGCCAGCATTGCATTTTCGGCGTTATCAACAACGAATTCGCTGCAAAATTGGCCTCGCTTATGGTCCAGCGTTTGCCGCCGAAATTGGCGAGCCACGTGGCCGACGTGAATTTAATTTGCTGGGCGATGTGGTCAATACCGCAGCACGTTTGATGGCTGCCGCTGAACAAGGCCAGATTTTGCTCGAAGCCAGCCTGCAACAACTGATAGATCAACAATTGCCATGTGTTGATTTGGGCACAATCAGCTTGAAAGGCAAGGTTAGCCCAACCCCAATCTTTAGCCTGCATCCTGCTAACTGA